One window from the genome of Planktothrix serta PCC 8927 encodes:
- a CDS encoding phasin family protein, with protein sequence MPGFGDLFQKAVYLGVGLASYAGEKASKTLAELRTDAQKLADELVKRGEMTTEEARRFVEDTIQQVQQPTNEPPTSSQKPEPRRIEILDDDDSAKADDGVDQLRKQVQDLQDELRRLQQ encoded by the coding sequence ATGCCGGGTTTCGGAGATCTTTTCCAAAAAGCCGTTTATTTGGGGGTGGGTTTAGCCTCCTATGCTGGAGAAAAAGCCAGTAAAACCCTAGCAGAATTACGCACAGATGCCCAAAAATTAGCCGATGAGCTAGTTAAACGGGGCGAAATGACAACTGAAGAAGCGCGTCGTTTTGTGGAAGATACAATTCAGCAAGTTCAACAACCGACGAACGAACCTCCGACTTCATCCCAAAAGCCTGAACCGCGCCGAATTGAAATTTTAGATGATGATGACTCTGCTAAGGCGGATGATGGTGTTGATCAGTTAAGAAAACAGGTACAGGATTTACAAGACGAGTTGCGTCGTTTACAGCAATAG